A single genomic interval of Halococcus saccharolyticus DSM 5350 harbors:
- a CDS encoding amino acid ABC transporter ATP-binding protein, with the protein MSRTHDAPLVEFEGVDKYFGEAHVLKDIDLAIDDREVCVVVGPSGSGKSTLLRCTNRLEEIQSGDIRLAGESISAPGANVDRLRQRIGMVFQSFNLFPHKTALENVTLGPMKVRGLSKAEATDRADRLLDRVGLSGQDDSYPNQLSGGQQQRVAIARALAMEPEVMLFDEVTSALDPELVGEVLEVMRGLADEGMTMMVVTHQMGFAREVGDRVVLMSEGRIVETSDPERFFADPDTERGQQFLSRLL; encoded by the coding sequence ATGAGCCGGACTCACGACGCGCCGCTCGTCGAGTTCGAGGGCGTGGACAAGTACTTCGGTGAAGCACACGTGCTGAAGGACATCGATCTCGCGATCGACGACCGGGAGGTCTGTGTCGTCGTCGGTCCGAGCGGCAGCGGGAAGTCGACGCTGCTGCGGTGTACCAACCGGCTCGAAGAGATCCAGTCGGGCGACATCCGCCTGGCGGGCGAATCGATCTCGGCACCGGGTGCGAACGTCGACCGGCTCCGCCAGCGCATCGGGATGGTGTTCCAGAGCTTCAATCTCTTCCCCCACAAGACCGCACTCGAAAACGTCACGCTCGGGCCGATGAAGGTGCGCGGGCTCTCGAAAGCCGAGGCCACCGACCGCGCCGATCGGCTGCTCGATCGGGTCGGGCTCTCGGGCCAGGACGACTCCTACCCGAACCAGCTTTCGGGGGGCCAACAACAGCGCGTCGCGATCGCCCGTGCGCTCGCGATGGAGCCCGAAGTGATGTTGTTCGACGAGGTGACGAGCGCGCTCGACCCCGAACTCGTCGGCGAGGTGCTCGAAGTGATGCGGGGCCTCGCCGACGAGGGGATGACGATGATGGTCGTGACCCACCAGATGGGGTTCGCCCGCGAGGTCGGTGACCGCGTGGTGTTGATGTCCGAAGGTCGAATCGTCGAAACCAGCGACCCGGAACGGTTCTTCGCCGATCCCGACACCGAACGTGGCCAGCAGTTCCTCTCGCGGCTGCTCTGA
- a CDS encoding zinc-dependent alcohol dehydrogenase family protein encodes MRAAVLQEYGEPLAIESVAPPDVENHGVVVSVKACGICRSDWHAWQGHGEWADDKVPRGQILGHEPVGRIVETGDHVTAFEGSERVAIPFNLGCGVCDECVTGHGNICPDDRALGFESDAPGAFAERVHVPNAAYNLTKLGESVAPVDAAALGCRYVTAFNALVRRADIAAGEWVAVFGCGGVGLSAVQIASALGARVVAVDVDDATLDLASKVGATETVNGAETDDVPGAIAALTDGGAHVTMDALGRQETCHDAVESLRRRGRHVQVGLTTDAERGEIALPTDAIARGEIDFLGVRGLSPTGYDEVLRLVESGVLDPGRLVTREVGLDDVSERLAAMSEYETNGIEVVTEL; translated from the coding sequence ATGCGCGCCGCAGTTCTCCAGGAATACGGCGAACCGCTCGCGATCGAGTCGGTCGCACCGCCCGACGTTGAGAACCACGGAGTCGTGGTCTCGGTCAAGGCCTGCGGCATCTGCCGGAGCGACTGGCACGCCTGGCAGGGCCACGGCGAGTGGGCCGACGACAAGGTTCCTCGTGGGCAGATCCTCGGTCACGAGCCCGTCGGTCGAATCGTCGAGACCGGTGATCACGTCACCGCCTTCGAGGGTAGCGAGCGCGTCGCGATCCCGTTCAACCTCGGGTGTGGTGTCTGCGACGAGTGTGTGACCGGCCACGGGAACATTTGCCCCGACGACCGCGCGCTCGGATTCGAGTCCGACGCGCCGGGCGCGTTCGCCGAGCGGGTTCACGTCCCGAACGCCGCGTACAATCTCACGAAATTGGGGGAGAGCGTCGCGCCAGTCGACGCGGCGGCGCTCGGCTGTCGATACGTCACGGCGTTCAACGCGCTCGTCCGCCGCGCCGACATTGCGGCCGGCGAGTGGGTCGCGGTGTTCGGCTGTGGCGGGGTGGGTCTCTCGGCGGTGCAGATCGCGAGCGCGCTCGGCGCACGGGTCGTCGCGGTCGATGTCGACGACGCAACCCTCGATCTCGCGAGCAAGGTCGGTGCGACTGAGACGGTGAACGGGGCTGAAACCGACGACGTACCGGGAGCGATCGCGGCGCTCACCGACGGTGGCGCGCACGTCACGATGGACGCGCTCGGCAGGCAGGAGACATGTCACGATGCGGTCGAGAGCCTCCGGCGGCGCGGCCGTCACGTCCAGGTCGGACTGACGACCGACGCCGAGCGCGGCGAGATCGCGCTGCCGACCGACGCGATCGCCCGAGGAGAGATCGATTTTTTGGGAGTGCGAGGGCTGTCGCCGACGGGCTACGACGAGGTGCTCCGACTCGTCGAGAGCGGCGTTCTCGATCCCGGCCGCCTCGTCACGCGTGAGGTCGGACTCGACGACGTTTCCGAGCGCCTCGCCGCGATGAGCGAGTACGAAACAAACGGAATCGAGGTCGTCACCGAACTGTAG
- a CDS encoding replication factor C large subunit: MVDWTEKYRPSTLSEVRGNNKARDALAEWAETWDDHREAVILHGAPGVGKTSAAHALAADMDWPTIELNASDQRTKAVVERVAGEAAKSGTLTGGSAGRRLVVLDEADNLHGNVDRGGSRAITSLVKEAGQPMVLIANEFYDMSNSLRNACETIEFRDVSARSILPVLRDICRREEVEYESEALEAIAESNSGDLRGAVNDLQALAEVNEQLTAEDVVTGDRDRTTGIFDFLDALIKEEDAEGALRSSYDVDETPDDLINWIEDNVPKDFHGAELADAYDNLANADRWLGRVRATQDYSYWRYAGDAMTAGVAAARREPKGGWTRYGPPSYWSKLGRSRGTREKRDYVAQHIAESSGMSMASARNDVMPFLSAMTHHCKNRELTVTMAARYDLDAEHVAFITGSGKDTNKVQDIVADAAELRDKEAVSHAEGAFEGATRTIEEPETNDDSDDDEASDDPTDTDEEGDQGADAGDDQADDSQSGLGDFY; this comes from the coding sequence ATGGTTGATTGGACGGAGAAGTATCGTCCGTCGACGCTCTCGGAGGTCCGTGGCAACAACAAAGCCCGGGACGCGCTCGCCGAGTGGGCTGAGACGTGGGACGACCACCGCGAAGCGGTGATCCTCCACGGTGCGCCGGGCGTCGGCAAGACCTCGGCGGCCCACGCGCTCGCGGCCGACATGGACTGGCCGACGATCGAACTCAACGCCTCCGACCAGCGCACGAAGGCGGTCGTCGAGCGAGTCGCGGGCGAGGCCGCGAAATCCGGCACGCTTACCGGCGGGAGCGCGGGCCGGCGGCTCGTTGTTTTGGACGAAGCCGACAACCTCCACGGTAACGTCGACCGTGGCGGGTCGCGGGCGATCACGAGCCTCGTGAAGGAGGCGGGCCAGCCGATGGTCCTCATCGCCAACGAGTTCTACGACATGTCGAACTCCCTGCGGAACGCCTGCGAGACGATCGAGTTCCGAGACGTCTCCGCGCGCTCGATCCTCCCCGTTCTTCGGGACATCTGTCGACGGGAGGAGGTCGAGTACGAGTCCGAAGCCCTGGAGGCGATCGCCGAGTCGAACAGCGGCGATCTCCGGGGAGCTGTCAACGATCTTCAGGCGCTCGCAGAAGTGAACGAGCAACTCACCGCCGAGGACGTGGTGACCGGTGACCGCGACCGAACCACTGGGATCTTCGACTTCCTCGATGCGCTGATCAAAGAGGAGGACGCCGAAGGCGCGCTCCGGTCCTCCTACGACGTCGACGAGACCCCCGACGACCTCATCAACTGGATCGAGGACAACGTCCCGAAGGATTTCCACGGAGCGGAACTCGCCGACGCCTATGACAACCTCGCGAACGCCGATCGGTGGCTCGGGCGGGTCCGGGCCACCCAAGACTACTCCTACTGGCGCTACGCGGGCGATGCGATGACTGCTGGCGTCGCGGCCGCCCGCCGGGAACCGAAGGGCGGCTGGACGCGGTACGGCCCGCCGAGCTACTGGTCGAAACTCGGCCGCTCGCGGGGCACCCGCGAGAAACGCGACTACGTCGCCCAGCACATCGCCGAGAGCAGTGGGATGAGCATGGCGAGCGCACGTAACGACGTCATGCCGTTCCTGTCGGCGATGACCCACCACTGCAAGAACCGGGAGCTGACGGTGACGATGGCTGCGCGGTACGATCTCGACGCAGAACACGTCGCCTTCATCACCGGTAGCGGGAAGGACACCAACAAGGTCCAGGACATCGTCGCCGACGCCGCCGAATTGCGCGACAAGGAGGCGGTTTCACACGCCGAGGGGGCGTTCGAGGGCGCGACGCGAACGATCGAGGAACCCGAGACGAACGACGATTCTGACGACGACGAGGCAAGCGACGATCCGACCGATACGGACGAGGAGGGCGATCAAGGCGCGGATGCTGGAGACGACCAGGCTGACGACTCCCAGTCCGGTCTCGGGGATTTCTACTGA
- the mutL gene encoding DNA mismatch repair endonuclease MutL, which translates to MTRITELDPETVERIAAGEVVTRPASVVTELVENSLDAGTSSVEVVVENAGLDLIRVADDGHGMTETDARLAVERHATSKIGGVEDVERVATLGFRGEALPSIAQVARLELTTKAAESGAAGTRVVVDGGEKTTGPAGRAVGTTISVTDLFANTPVRRKSLATPKREFARVSETVSDYALTHPDVRFSLTHDGRTVLSTPGSGSYTDAILGVYNREVAGQSTEFGQEDEKESGDDQPSNGVSVSGLVVYPSITRSTPAHVTTAINGRALDDPTVRKAVTNGYGTLLPDDRYPIAVVDVSLPPERVDVNVHPSKDEVAFADPDEVAEAVEQAIADALATQDLARTGEVALDLDSSLGEPAGESAFDTISVIGQFRGLYLLCEADDDLLVVDQHAAHERINFERLREALDDGISSVGIEPTPLSLTAAEAALVEANADALDALGFRIETDGGAYRATGLPAPLGRVAEPSAVHDVLDGFLAGDEPENPREELLKDVACHPSLKAGESLSSEDATRLVERLGTCEQPFACPHGRPTVLTIDEETFARGFERPNTRFD; encoded by the coding sequence ATGACGAGAATCACTGAACTCGATCCCGAAACCGTCGAACGCATTGCGGCCGGCGAGGTCGTCACGCGCCCCGCGAGCGTCGTCACCGAACTCGTCGAGAACAGCCTCGACGCCGGTACGTCGAGTGTCGAGGTCGTCGTCGAGAACGCGGGTCTCGACCTGATCCGGGTCGCCGACGACGGTCACGGGATGACCGAAACCGACGCTCGCCTCGCCGTCGAGCGTCACGCCACGAGCAAGATCGGTGGCGTCGAGGACGTCGAACGCGTCGCGACGCTCGGATTCCGTGGCGAGGCGCTGCCGAGCATCGCGCAGGTCGCGCGCCTCGAACTCACCACGAAGGCGGCAGAGAGCGGGGCCGCCGGCACGCGCGTCGTCGTCGACGGCGGAGAGAAAACGACGGGGCCGGCAGGGCGGGCGGTCGGCACCACAATCTCGGTTACCGACCTCTTCGCCAACACGCCAGTGCGTCGGAAGTCCCTCGCCACGCCGAAACGCGAGTTCGCCCGGGTCAGCGAGACGGTTTCGGACTACGCACTGACCCATCCAGACGTGCGGTTCTCTCTCACGCACGACGGCCGGACCGTGCTCTCGACGCCAGGCTCGGGGAGCTACACCGACGCGATCCTCGGGGTGTACAATCGCGAGGTGGCGGGCCAGAGCACCGAGTTCGGCCAGGAAGACGAGAAGGAGAGCGGCGACGATCAACCGTCCAACGGGGTCAGCGTGAGCGGGCTCGTCGTTTATCCCTCTATCACCCGATCGACGCCGGCACACGTCACCACCGCGATCAACGGCCGCGCGCTCGACGATCCGACCGTCAGAAAGGCGGTGACGAACGGCTACGGGACCCTGCTGCCCGACGACCGGTACCCCATCGCCGTGGTCGATGTCTCCCTCCCACCCGAGCGGGTCGACGTCAACGTCCACCCCTCGAAGGACGAAGTCGCGTTCGCCGATCCGGATGAAGTCGCCGAAGCGGTCGAACAGGCGATCGCCGACGCGCTCGCGACCCAGGACCTCGCGCGGACAGGGGAGGTCGCGCTCGATCTCGACTCGTCACTCGGCGAACCCGCGGGCGAGTCGGCGTTCGACACGATCTCGGTCATCGGTCAGTTCCGCGGACTCTACCTGTTGTGCGAGGCCGACGACGACCTCCTCGTCGTCGATCAGCACGCCGCCCACGAACGGATCAACTTCGAACGGTTGCGAGAGGCGCTCGACGACGGGATCAGCTCGGTCGGAATCGAGCCGACGCCGCTCTCGTTGACGGCCGCCGAGGCGGCGCTCGTGGAGGCCAACGCTGACGCACTCGACGCGCTCGGGTTCCGGATCGAAACCGACGGGGGTGCGTATCGAGCGACAGGCCTGCCCGCGCCGCTCGGTCGCGTCGCGGAGCCGTCGGCCGTTCACGACGTGCTCGATGGGTTCCTCGCCGGCGACGAGCCGGAGAATCCACGCGAGGAGCTCTTGAAGGATGTCGCGTGTCATCCCTCGCTCAAAGCCGGCGAGTCTCTTTCGAGCGAGGACGCCACTCGACTCGTCGAACGTCTCGGGACATGTGAACAGCCCTTTGCGTGTCCTCACGGCCGACCCACGGTGCTGACGATCGACGAAGAGACGTTCGCTCGTGGGTTCGAGCGACCGAACACCCGGTTCGACTGA
- the mutS gene encoding DNA mismatch repair protein MutS: protein MDAALGPPEGMTASREDLTPMMTQYVELCEAYDDALLLFQMGDFYEAFCGAAETIARELEITLTQREDSTGTYPMAGIPIDNAVTYVETLLDADYRIAIAEQVEDADEATGVVDRAVTRVVTPGTVVEDELLAPGNNYVACLAGEMIETSEEHGTGPGATTDEAATTETDGGISAKAGGSGGVEPSGTTYAVAFVDVSTGEFRATSDDSRGTIRDELDRLGPAEVVLAPEVSCGDFDIDCMVTPYDETAFDTETARERVASYAPQPEAVFECESEIRAAGALLAYAEHTQAANGELGHVTRLTRYDPRERMGLDATALRSLDVFENRAGDDDHTLVAVLDETACALGRRELDRWLRRPLLDQATIEARLDAVEELTRESLVREEVRELLRGVYDIERLVARVSRNRANARDLRALKTTLDVVPRLREELSDAESDLLAECRDGLDGLDDVRGLIGRAIQAEPPAEITEGGVIVQGFDDDLDDLRATAREGREWVANLEERERERTGIDSLSVGHTEVHGYYIEVTNANLDAVPDEYTRRQTLKNSERFYTPELERHEDEILGAAERADSREHQLFTDIRSEIAAETDRVQRLADHLASLDVLCTLAHVAVENDYARPEFGNDGIAIRDGRHPVVERHAEFVPNDADLCEEPFAIVTGPNMAGKSTYMRQIALIAILAQMGSFVPAQEAHLPVVDRVFTRVGASDDIAGGQSTFMREMAEVTDVLHGATAESLVLLDEVGRGTSTTDGEAIARAVTEFIHDEIGATTLFATHYHDLTELAEERDGVQTLQFAADRTDGEVTFLHTVAEGAASASYGVDVARMAGVPEPVVERSRELVSGTVDQDPLSEDDGKGGHDDGDHSGEAADRNDRRDIDPTAETDPDEAAIRAEIVTELRSLRIAETTPVEALVRLDGLKRRLDDENH from the coding sequence ATGGACGCCGCGCTCGGACCGCCGGAGGGGATGACGGCGAGTCGCGAGGACCTCACGCCGATGATGACGCAGTACGTCGAGCTGTGCGAAGCGTACGACGACGCACTGCTCCTCTTTCAGATGGGGGATTTCTACGAAGCGTTCTGCGGGGCGGCGGAGACGATCGCGCGCGAACTCGAGATCACCCTCACCCAGCGCGAGGACAGCACGGGAACCTACCCGATGGCGGGAATCCCGATCGACAACGCAGTGACGTACGTCGAAACGCTCCTCGATGCGGACTACCGGATCGCGATCGCCGAGCAGGTCGAGGATGCCGACGAGGCTACCGGTGTCGTCGATCGGGCGGTCACTCGGGTCGTCACTCCCGGCACGGTCGTCGAGGACGAACTGCTCGCGCCCGGCAACAACTACGTCGCCTGTCTCGCAGGGGAGATGATCGAGACGAGTGAGGAACACGGCACTGGTCCGGGAGCAACTACGGATGAAGCGGCCACCACTGAGACGGACGGCGGGATCAGCGCGAAAGCGGGCGGGAGTGGGGGTGTGGAACCGTCGGGAACGACCTACGCCGTCGCGTTCGTCGACGTCTCGACCGGTGAGTTCCGCGCCACGAGCGACGATTCTCGGGGGACGATTCGGGACGAACTCGACAGGCTCGGTCCAGCGGAGGTCGTACTTGCGCCGGAGGTTTCGTGCGGAGACTTCGATATCGATTGCATGGTGACGCCGTACGACGAGACGGCGTTCGATACTGAGACCGCTCGCGAGCGCGTCGCGTCGTACGCACCGCAGCCGGAAGCGGTGTTCGAGTGTGAGAGCGAGATCAGGGCCGCAGGCGCGCTGCTCGCCTACGCGGAGCACACCCAGGCCGCCAACGGTGAACTCGGTCACGTCACCAGACTCACCCGATACGACCCCCGCGAACGAATGGGTCTCGACGCGACCGCGCTCCGGAGCCTCGACGTTTTCGAGAATCGAGCGGGCGACGACGACCACACGCTCGTGGCGGTGCTCGACGAGACTGCGTGTGCACTCGGGCGGCGGGAACTCGACCGGTGGCTCCGTCGTCCGCTGCTCGATCAGGCGACGATCGAGGCACGCCTCGACGCCGTCGAGGAGTTGACGCGCGAATCGCTCGTCCGCGAGGAGGTCCGCGAACTCCTGCGGGGGGTCTACGACATCGAGCGGCTCGTGGCGCGCGTCTCGCGCAATCGGGCGAACGCCCGCGACCTCCGTGCGCTGAAGACGACGCTCGACGTCGTTCCCCGGCTTCGAGAGGAGCTATCGGACGCCGAATCCGATCTGCTCGCGGAGTGTCGCGACGGACTCGACGGACTCGACGATGTCCGGGGGCTGATCGGGCGGGCGATTCAGGCCGAACCTCCCGCCGAGATCACCGAGGGCGGCGTCATCGTGCAGGGGTTCGACGACGACCTCGACGACCTCCGGGCAACCGCGCGCGAAGGACGGGAGTGGGTGGCAAATCTCGAAGAACGCGAGCGCGAACGGACCGGAATCGACTCACTCTCGGTAGGTCACACCGAGGTCCACGGCTACTACATCGAGGTCACGAACGCGAACCTCGATGCGGTGCCTGACGAATACACCCGTCGGCAAACACTCAAAAACTCCGAGCGGTTCTACACCCCCGAACTCGAACGTCACGAGGACGAGATCCTCGGCGCGGCCGAACGCGCCGATTCGCGCGAACACCAGCTCTTTACCGATATCCGAAGCGAGATCGCCGCCGAAACCGACCGCGTTCAGCGCCTCGCCGACCACCTCGCGAGCCTCGACGTGCTCTGTACGCTCGCGCACGTCGCCGTCGAGAACGACTACGCCCGGCCCGAATTCGGCAACGACGGTATCGCGATCCGCGACGGTCGTCATCCCGTGGTCGAACGCCACGCCGAGTTCGTGCCGAACGACGCCGATCTGTGCGAGGAACCGTTCGCCATCGTTACGGGGCCAAACATGGCGGGGAAATCGACGTACATGCGCCAGATCGCGTTGATCGCGATCCTCGCCCAGATGGGAAGTTTCGTGCCGGCCCAAGAGGCACACCTCCCGGTCGTCGACCGAGTGTTCACACGGGTCGGCGCGAGCGACGACATCGCGGGCGGCCAATCGACGTTCATGCGCGAGATGGCCGAGGTCACCGACGTTCTCCACGGCGCGACCGCCGAATCGCTCGTCCTCCTCGACGAGGTAGGTCGGGGGACCAGCACGACCGACGGCGAGGCGATCGCCAGGGCGGTGACGGAGTTCATCCACGACGAGATCGGTGCGACCACGCTGTTTGCGACCCACTACCACGACCTTACGGAACTCGCCGAAGAACGCGACGGCGTCCAGACCCTACAGTTCGCCGCCGATCGAACCGACGGGGAAGTGACTTTCCTCCACACGGTGGCCGAGGGAGCCGCCTCGGCCTCCTACGGCGTCGACGTCGCACGGATGGCCGGCGTTCCCGAACCGGTCGTCGAGCGCTCGCGCGAACTCGTGTCGGGGACCGTCGATCAGGACCCACTGAGCGAGGACGACGGGAAAGGCGGACACGATGATGGCGACCACAGCGGTGAAGCGGCCGACCGCAACGATCGCCGCGATATCGATCCGACAGCCGAGACCGACCCGGACGAAGCCGCTATCCGCGCCGAGATCGTAACCGAACTACGGAGCCTGCGGATCGCCGAGACGACGCCCGTGGAGGCGCTCGTCCGGCTCGACGGGCTCAAACGCCGACTCGATGACGAGAATCACTGA
- a CDS encoding GNAT family N-acetyltransferase, whose amino-acid sequence MFPERIETDRLILERLCHENIDLQEFYRVCSDTDGSEERRSADHSSGQRGGSTASKETAKPSPSPRENSEGMDEVTRYMPWDPHATINESKEFIDGAEKRWKEAEGADYAIRPAEDEGGAGAFAGVGSLHLDWDRQTGSLGMWLRKRFWGRGYSGERAAALMELAFERLDLEVVAVTHHADNEKSKRAIEKYVEAHGGQCEGYLRNWAPYGDEVADEYRYTVTQAEYRDATGD is encoded by the coding sequence ATGTTCCCCGAACGTATCGAAACTGATCGATTGATCCTCGAACGTCTCTGTCACGAGAACATCGACCTTCAGGAGTTCTATCGCGTCTGTTCGGACACCGACGGTAGCGAGGAGCGACGCTCCGCGGACCATTCGAGCGGGCAGCGAGGCGGTTCCACCGCCTCGAAGGAGACGGCGAAGCCGTCTCCCAGCCCGCGAGAAAACAGCGAAGGGATGGACGAGGTCACGCGATACATGCCGTGGGACCCCCACGCGACGATCAACGAATCGAAGGAGTTCATCGACGGGGCGGAAAAGCGGTGGAAAGAGGCCGAAGGTGCGGATTACGCCATCCGCCCCGCTGAGGACGAGGGCGGAGCGGGTGCGTTCGCCGGTGTCGGCTCACTGCATCTCGATTGGGACCGACAAACCGGCAGTCTTGGTATGTGGCTCCGCAAGCGATTCTGGGGCCGTGGGTACTCGGGCGAGCGCGCGGCGGCGCTGATGGAGCTCGCCTTCGAGCGCCTCGATCTCGAAGTGGTCGCCGTCACCCACCACGCCGACAACGAGAAATCCAAACGGGCGATCGAGAAGTACGTCGAGGCCCACGGCGGCCAGTGTGAGGGCTACCTCCGAAACTGGGCTCCGTACGGTGATGAGGTGGCCGACGAGTACCGATATACCGTCACGCAAGCGGAGTACCGCGACGCGACCGGGGACTGA
- a CDS encoding GNAT family N-acetyltransferase: MDHRPYDPERDAAELWECKAAFEHELGQLGEGEKADTYDGKLTEDYRERYLAWVERCVERDADCVTIAESSDGDGLAGYVFVLPEKFAMIWDAAVLNELYVHESARGTGLADDLLAAAYECARAQDLPVDRIALDVGTKNGRAASVYRREGFEPWGNLVARDLD; encoded by the coding sequence ATGGACCACAGGCCGTACGATCCCGAACGGGATGCAGCGGAACTCTGGGAGTGCAAGGCGGCGTTCGAGCACGAACTCGGCCAACTTGGCGAGGGCGAGAAAGCCGACACGTACGACGGAAAGCTCACCGAGGACTACCGCGAGCGCTACCTCGCGTGGGTCGAACGGTGCGTCGAACGCGACGCCGACTGCGTGACCATCGCCGAATCGAGCGACGGAGACGGACTCGCGGGCTACGTGTTCGTTCTCCCCGAAAAATTCGCGATGATATGGGACGCCGCGGTGTTGAACGAGCTCTACGTCCACGAGTCAGCCCGGGGAACGGGGCTCGCCGACGACCTCCTCGCAGCGGCGTACGAGTGTGCCCGTGCTCAGGATCTCCCCGTCGACCGGATCGCACTCGACGTCGGAACGAAAAACGGCCGCGCCGCGAGCGTCTATCGACGCGAGGGGTTCGAGCCGTGGGGCAATCTCGTCGCGCGCGACCTCGATTAG
- a CDS encoding NAD(P)-dependent oxidoreductase encodes MTADPDSSRDEPRVDSVGLIGAGRVGQWFVTNLADADYEPVVFDVDPEAVAAAVESGTVAAESPADVADRAKVVVLSLPGRETVEITMEGEDGVLETLGSDQIVLDTGTTPPSLDVRYQSICHERGAGYVDCGITHQGPGEYDDDRGPAYTMFAGGTPEDYEQVRPVIEILSHRHEFFEGIGNGHVVKAANVLRATCLAAIAAEVTEFLTQNGVDPERVVGLLEWNIPGAYFGTEYRSAEGFEHTTNADEHDTGDRGFRVDQQGIHTRMRSSDWAKDPSYALAIAHASNTYVPLLTAAHQTQLAAENYGAAVLDRNLEFNDPDWHHPSRITSVYRAFNRPQEEWDRLSRRGGDEESD; translated from the coding sequence ATGACAGCAGATCCCGACAGCAGTCGTGACGAACCGCGAGTCGATAGTGTCGGGCTGATCGGGGCCGGTCGTGTCGGCCAGTGGTTCGTGACTAACCTCGCTGACGCGGACTACGAACCCGTCGTCTTCGACGTGGACCCGGAGGCGGTCGCAGCGGCCGTCGAGTCTGGTACGGTCGCTGCGGAAAGTCCCGCAGACGTGGCCGACCGGGCAAAAGTCGTCGTTCTCTCCCTCCCGGGTCGAGAGACCGTCGAAATCACGATGGAAGGGGAAGACGGCGTTCTCGAAACGCTCGGTTCGGACCAGATCGTGCTCGATACGGGGACGACACCGCCGAGTCTGGACGTTCGCTATCAATCGATCTGTCACGAGCGCGGCGCTGGTTACGTGGACTGCGGGATCACCCATCAAGGACCGGGCGAGTACGACGATGATCGCGGTCCCGCATACACGATGTTCGCCGGTGGGACGCCCGAGGACTACGAGCAGGTGCGCCCCGTCATCGAGATTCTGTCCCACCGTCACGAGTTCTTCGAGGGGATCGGCAACGGTCACGTCGTCAAGGCGGCCAACGTGCTGCGCGCGACGTGTCTAGCGGCCATCGCCGCCGAGGTGACCGAGTTCCTCACGCAGAACGGTGTCGATCCCGAGCGCGTCGTCGGCCTGCTCGAATGGAATATCCCTGGGGCGTATTTCGGTACCGAGTACCGGTCGGCCGAAGGATTCGAGCACACCACCAACGCCGACGAACACGATACCGGAGACCGAGGATTTCGGGTCGACCAACAGGGAATCCACACCAGGATGCGAAGCTCAGACTGGGCGAAGGACCCGAGCTACGCGCTCGCCATCGCCCACGCCTCGAACACCTACGTGCCGCTGCTGACTGCGGCCCACCAGACACAGCTGGCCGCCGAGAACTACGGGGCCGCCGTGCTGGATCGTAACCTCGAATTCAACGATCCGGACTGGCACCATCCCTCCCGAATCACGTCGGTCTACCGCGCGTTCAATCGTCCGCAGGAAGAGTGGGACCGACTCAGTCGGCGAGGTGGTGACGAGGAAAGCGACTGA
- a CDS encoding metal-dependent hydrolase: MPSTVVHCALAGLLAAGLLADHFDARAVAIVLAVTIVPDLDAFTGFVIPGGHRSVLHTLLLPLGATALLYYDTRIREVSFVRARWQARGARIAWVSVAAVAFAAIGLDLVGGGVNLFYPIHDQFYALSGELLFSNNRGLVQTFVEFGPGSEAARGSTEQVHINSGVDPTRGAEPENVERVFPVAQSGWQLLLIVTSVFVLTTRLWERQ; this comes from the coding sequence GTGCCATCGACGGTCGTCCACTGCGCGCTCGCGGGACTGCTCGCCGCCGGGTTGCTCGCCGATCACTTCGACGCTCGCGCGGTCGCGATCGTGCTCGCGGTAACGATCGTTCCCGATCTCGATGCCTTCACCGGATTCGTGATCCCGGGCGGCCACCGCTCCGTGCTCCACACTCTCCTGCTCCCCCTCGGGGCGACGGCGCTGCTCTACTACGACACCCGCATTCGTGAGGTGTCGTTCGTCCGAGCGCGGTGGCAGGCTCGCGGCGCGCGGATCGCGTGGGTGAGCGTCGCTGCGGTCGCGTTTGCGGCCATCGGTCTCGATCTCGTCGGTGGTGGCGTGAACCTCTTCTATCCGATCCACGACCAGTTCTACGCGCTCTCCGGCGAGTTGCTTTTCTCGAACAACCGCGGGCTCGTCCAGACGTTCGTAGAGTTCGGGCCGGGAAGTGAGGCTGCACGTGGCTCGACCGAGCAGGTCCACATCAACTCCGGGGTCGATCCCACGCGAGGAGCCGAGCCGGAAAACGTCGAGCGAGTCTTCCCGGTCGCCCAGTCGGGCTGGCAGCTCCTGTTGATCGTCACGAGCGTGTTCGTCCTCACGACCCGGCTGTGGGAGCGGCAGTGA